One genomic region from Streptomyces venezuelae encodes:
- a CDS encoding thiolase family protein — protein MPRSVKDVVFVDGVRTPFGKAGPKGIYHETRADDLVVKAIRELLRRNPGLDPAKIDEVAIAATTQIGDQGLTLGRTAGILAGLPQSVPGYSIDRMCAGALTAVTSVAGSIAFGAYDAVIAGGVEHMGRHPMGEGVDPNPRFVSEKLVDESALFMGMTAENLHDRYPSITKQRADEYAVRSQEKAAKAYADNKIQPDLVPISVRRTNAEAGETGWGLVTADEPMRPGTTLESLANLKTPFRVHGNVTAGNAAGLNDGATASIIASEDFARENNLPVKMRLVSYAFAGVEPEVMGYGPIPATEKALAQAGLSIEDIGLFEINEAFAVQVLAFLEHYGIADDDARVNQYGGAIAYGHPLASSGVRLMTQLARQFEENPQVRYGLNTMCVGFGMGATVIWENPHWEGK, from the coding sequence GTGCCTCGTAGCGTCAAGGACGTCGTCTTCGTCGACGGCGTCCGCACCCCGTTCGGCAAGGCGGGCCCGAAGGGCATTTACCACGAGACCCGCGCCGACGACCTCGTCGTCAAGGCCATCCGGGAGCTGCTGCGCCGCAACCCCGGCCTCGACCCCGCGAAGATCGACGAGGTCGCCATCGCCGCGACCACGCAGATCGGTGACCAGGGCCTGACCCTCGGCCGCACGGCGGGCATCCTCGCCGGGCTGCCGCAGTCCGTGCCGGGCTACTCGATCGACCGCATGTGCGCCGGCGCCCTCACCGCCGTGACGAGCGTCGCCGGTTCCATCGCCTTCGGCGCGTACGACGCCGTCATCGCCGGTGGTGTCGAGCACATGGGCCGTCACCCCATGGGCGAGGGCGTCGACCCGAACCCGCGGTTCGTCAGCGAGAAGCTGGTCGACGAGTCCGCCCTGTTCATGGGCATGACCGCCGAGAACCTCCACGACCGCTACCCGAGCATCACCAAGCAGCGCGCCGACGAGTACGCCGTGCGCTCGCAGGAGAAGGCCGCCAAGGCCTACGCGGACAACAAGATCCAGCCCGACCTGGTGCCGATCTCCGTCCGCCGCACCAACGCCGAGGCCGGTGAGACCGGCTGGGGCCTGGTCACCGCCGACGAGCCGATGCGCCCGGGCACCACCCTGGAGTCGCTGGCCAACCTGAAGACGCCGTTCCGCGTCCACGGCAACGTCACCGCGGGCAACGCGGCCGGTCTCAACGACGGCGCCACCGCCTCGATCATCGCCTCCGAGGACTTCGCCCGCGAGAACAACCTCCCGGTCAAGATGCGCCTCGTCTCGTACGCCTTCGCCGGCGTCGAGCCCGAGGTCATGGGCTACGGCCCGATCCCGGCCACCGAGAAGGCGCTCGCCCAGGCGGGTCTGTCCATCGAGGACATCGGCCTCTTCGAGATCAACGAGGCCTTCGCCGTCCAGGTGCTGGCCTTCCTCGAGCACTACGGCATCGCCGACGACGACGCGCGCGTCAACCAGTACGGCGGCGCCATCGCGTACGGCCACCCGCTCGCCTCCTCCGGCGTCCGCCTGATGACGCAGCTGGCCCGCCAGTTCGAGGAGAACCCGCAGGTCCGCTACGGCCTCAACACCATGTGCGTCGGCTTCGGCATGGGCGCGACGGTCATCTGGGAAAACCCCCACTGGGAGGGCAAGTGA
- a CDS encoding 3-hydroxyacyl-CoA dehydrogenase NAD-binding domain-containing protein: MSTTAELLKGAAALFPDEVVTSAHVRHFELPAGAGRFALITLDNGFDHTKPTTFGPQSLANLNTAIDQVEAEAANGEIVGAGITGKPFIFAVGADLKGVELLKQHDEALAIGKGGHDVFKRLSALAVPTFAYYNGAAMGGGVEVGLHCTYRTVSKALPAFSLPEVFLGLVPGWGGCAILPNLIGAEKAVSVIIENSLNQNRQLKGKQVFELGIADALFEGADFLEQSLIWTASVLNGSVTVERPEIDRGEGWDQAVAKGRAIADSKVHGAAPAAYRALDIIEAAKDGDLQKGFDAEDQALADLIMGGELRSGIYAFNLVQKRGKRPAGAPDKSLARPVTKVGVVGAGLMASQLALLFLRRLEVPVVLTDIDQERVDKGVGYVHAEIEKLLGKGRINQDKANRLKGLVSGVLDKAEGFADADFIIEAVFEEMSVKQKVFAEVEAVAPAHAILATNTSSLSVSEMASKLQHPERVVGFHFFNPVAILPLLEIVRGEKTDDASLATAFGVAKKLKKTAVLTKDAPAFVVNRILTRFMGEIQNVIDEGTSVETAEKAIEPLGLPMSPLVLLELVGPAIGLHVSETLNRAFPERFIVSPNLKAVVEAGKRGFYVYKPENGFKPELDPEVAALLVQGDSVLTEQQVRDRVLDAVAQEIGLMLEEGVVAEAQDIDLCLITGAGWPFHLGGITPYLDREGVSERVNGKRFLAQGVASVPA, translated from the coding sequence GTGAGCACCACCGCCGAGCTTCTGAAGGGCGCCGCCGCGCTCTTCCCCGACGAGGTCGTCACGAGCGCCCACGTACGGCACTTCGAACTGCCCGCCGGTGCGGGTCGGTTCGCGCTGATCACGCTGGACAACGGCTTCGACCACACCAAGCCGACCACCTTCGGCCCGCAGTCGCTGGCCAACCTGAACACGGCGATCGACCAGGTCGAGGCCGAGGCCGCGAACGGTGAGATCGTCGGCGCCGGCATCACCGGCAAGCCGTTCATCTTCGCCGTCGGCGCCGACCTCAAGGGCGTCGAGCTGCTGAAGCAGCACGACGAGGCCCTCGCCATCGGCAAGGGCGGCCACGACGTCTTCAAGCGTCTGTCCGCACTCGCCGTGCCGACCTTCGCGTACTACAACGGCGCTGCCATGGGCGGCGGTGTCGAGGTCGGTCTGCACTGCACCTACCGCACCGTGTCGAAGGCCCTCCCGGCCTTCTCGCTGCCCGAGGTCTTCCTCGGCCTGGTGCCCGGCTGGGGCGGCTGCGCGATCCTGCCGAACCTCATCGGTGCCGAGAAGGCCGTCTCGGTCATCATCGAGAACTCGCTGAACCAGAACCGCCAGCTCAAGGGCAAGCAGGTCTTCGAGCTCGGCATCGCCGACGCGCTGTTCGAGGGTGCCGACTTCCTGGAGCAGTCGCTGATCTGGACGGCCTCCGTCCTGAACGGCTCCGTCACCGTCGAGCGCCCCGAGATCGACCGCGGCGAGGGCTGGGACCAGGCCGTCGCCAAGGGCCGCGCCATCGCCGACTCCAAGGTGCACGGCGCCGCCCCGGCCGCCTACCGCGCCCTCGACATCATCGAGGCCGCCAAGGACGGGGACCTGCAGAAGGGCTTCGACGCCGAGGACCAGGCCCTCGCGGACCTGATCATGGGCGGCGAGCTCCGCTCCGGCATCTACGCCTTCAACCTGGTGCAGAAGCGCGGCAAGCGCCCCGCCGGCGCCCCGGACAAGTCGCTGGCCCGCCCGGTCACCAAGGTCGGTGTCGTCGGCGCCGGTCTGATGGCCTCCCAGCTCGCCCTGCTCTTCCTGCGCCGCCTCGAGGTGCCGGTCGTCCTGACCGACATCGACCAGGAGCGCGTCGACAAGGGTGTGGGCTACGTCCACGCCGAGATCGAGAAGCTGCTCGGCAAGGGCCGCATCAACCAGGACAAGGCCAACCGTCTCAAGGGCCTGGTCTCCGGTGTCCTGGACAAGGCCGAGGGCTTCGCGGACGCGGACTTCATCATCGAGGCCGTGTTCGAGGAGATGTCCGTCAAGCAGAAGGTGTTCGCGGAGGTCGAGGCGGTCGCCCCGGCGCACGCGATCCTCGCCACCAACACCTCCTCGCTGTCGGTCTCCGAGATGGCGTCGAAGCTCCAGCACCCGGAGCGCGTGGTCGGCTTCCACTTCTTCAACCCGGTCGCGATCCTCCCGCTCCTGGAGATCGTCCGCGGCGAGAAGACGGACGACGCCTCGCTGGCCACCGCGTTCGGTGTCGCGAAGAAGCTGAAGAAGACCGCGGTCCTGACGAAGGACGCCCCGGCGTTCGTCGTGAACCGCATCCTCACCCGCTTCATGGGCGAGATCCAGAACGTCATCGACGAGGGCACGTCGGTCGAGACCGCCGAGAAGGCGATCGAGCCGCTCGGCCTGCCGATGTCCCCGCTGGTCCTCCTGGAGCTCGTCGGCCCGGCGATCGGTCTGCACGTCTCCGAGACCCTGAACCGCGCCTTCCCGGAGCGCTTCATCGTCTCCCCCAACCTGAAGGCCGTCGTCGAGGCCGGCAAGCGCGGCTTCTACGTCTACAAGCCGGAGAACGGCTTCAAGCCGGAGCTCGACCCCGAGGTCGCCGCTCTCCTCGTCCAGGGCGACTCCGTCCTGACCGAGCAGCAGGTCCGCGACCGCGTCCTCGACGCGGTGGCGCAGGAGATCGGCCTGATGCTGGAGGAGGGTGTCGTCGCCGAGGCGCAGGACATCGACCTCTGCCTGATCACGGGCGCGGGCTGGCCCTTCCACCTGGGCGGCATCACGCCGTACCTGGACCGTGAGGGCGTCTCCGAGCGCGTCAACGGCAAGCGTTTCCTGGCGCAGGGCGTGGCGAGCGTCCCGGCGTAA